A region of Rhizorhabdus wittichii RW1 DNA encodes the following proteins:
- a CDS encoding RNA polymerase, sigma 54 subunit, RpoN (TIGRFAM: RNA polymerase sigma-54 factor, RpoN~PFAM: sigma-54 factor; sigma-54 factor, core-binding region; sigma-54, DNA-binding domain protein), protein MALGPRLDLRQSQSLVMTPQLQQAIKLLALSNLEVEAFIAEEIEKNPLLESGGGEAGDRDEAPGGDEAFDDDGFRSDGFDEEGPTADRLVETGDAIADAPLDVDYAAETFHHDSAADSPRGMDGSLGMEGVAGGGSEEGRGLDDYAAATLSLHDHLTAQAGELLDGFELAIAARIIDLIDEAGYFEGQTFEIAQALDVPLFHVERVLGVIQALDPTGVGARSLAECIALQAKEADRYDPAMAKLIDNLDLLARGAIPQLRRLCGVDEEDMADMIRELRDYDPKPGLRFGGEPPAPVTPDIFVRRTADGWAIELNAATLPRLIVNRAYYAELSSGPQDKGSKAWLGECLASANWLVKALDQRARTIVRVAREIVKQQEAFFLHGVEHLRPLTLKAVADAIGMHESTISRVTSNKYLMGERGLHELKYFFTSGVAAADGGDAVSAEAVKSQIAKLIAAEGDDILSDDKLVELLKDKGFDLARRTVAKYREAIGLGSSVQRRRQRAMKAA, encoded by the coding sequence ATGGCGCTCGGTCCCCGCCTCGACCTTCGGCAGAGCCAGTCGCTGGTGATGACGCCGCAGCTCCAGCAGGCGATCAAGCTGCTGGCGCTGTCCAACCTCGAGGTCGAGGCGTTCATCGCCGAGGAGATCGAGAAGAACCCGCTGCTCGAAAGCGGTGGCGGGGAGGCGGGCGATCGCGACGAGGCGCCGGGCGGCGACGAGGCCTTCGATGATGACGGCTTCCGCAGCGACGGCTTCGACGAGGAAGGCCCCACCGCCGACCGGCTGGTCGAGACCGGTGACGCGATCGCCGACGCCCCGCTCGACGTCGACTATGCGGCCGAGACCTTCCATCATGACAGCGCTGCCGACAGCCCGCGCGGCATGGACGGCAGCCTGGGGATGGAGGGCGTCGCCGGCGGCGGTTCCGAGGAAGGGCGCGGGCTCGACGACTATGCGGCGGCGACGCTCTCGCTCCACGACCATCTGACCGCGCAGGCGGGCGAGCTGCTCGACGGGTTCGAGCTGGCGATCGCCGCGCGGATCATCGACCTGATCGACGAGGCCGGCTATTTCGAGGGCCAGACCTTCGAGATCGCCCAGGCGCTCGACGTGCCGCTGTTCCATGTCGAACGCGTGCTCGGGGTGATCCAGGCGCTCGACCCGACCGGGGTCGGCGCCCGCTCGCTCGCCGAATGCATCGCGCTCCAGGCGAAGGAGGCCGATCGCTACGACCCGGCGATGGCCAAGCTGATCGACAATCTCGACCTGCTCGCGCGCGGCGCGATCCCGCAGCTCCGCCGGCTGTGCGGGGTCGACGAGGAGGACATGGCGGACATGATCCGCGAGCTGCGCGACTATGATCCCAAGCCCGGCCTGCGCTTCGGCGGCGAGCCGCCCGCGCCGGTCACCCCCGACATCTTCGTCCGGCGCACCGCCGACGGCTGGGCGATCGAGCTCAACGCGGCGACGCTGCCGCGGCTGATCGTCAACCGGGCCTATTATGCCGAGCTGTCGAGCGGGCCGCAGGACAAGGGCAGCAAGGCGTGGCTCGGCGAATGCCTCGCCTCGGCCAACTGGCTGGTCAAGGCGCTCGACCAGCGCGCGCGGACGATCGTCCGGGTCGCGCGCGAGATCGTCAAGCAGCAGGAGGCCTTCTTCCTCCACGGCGTCGAGCATCTCCGCCCGCTGACGCTGAAGGCGGTGGCCGACGCGATCGGCATGCACGAATCGACGATCAGCCGGGTCACCTCGAACAAATATCTGATGGGCGAGCGCGGGCTGCACGAGCTCAAATATTTCTTCACCAGCGGGGTCGCGGCGGCCGACGGCGGCGACGCCGTCTCGGCCGAGGCCGTGAAGAGCCAGATCGCCAAGCTGATCGCCGCCGAGGGCGACGACATCTTGTCCGACGACAAGCTGGTCGAGCTGCTCAAGGACAAGGGCTTCGACCTCGCCCGCCGCACCGTCGCCAAATATCGCGAGGCGATCGGCCTGGGCTCGTCGGTTCAGCGCCGGCGGCAGCGGGCAATGAAGGCGGCGTAA
- a CDS encoding Na+ dependent nucleoside transporter domain protein (PFAM: Na+ dependent nucleoside transporter; nucleoside recognition domain protein; Na+ dependent nucleoside transporter domain protein), with translation MTKWLTGIAGIALILLVAVALSSDRRAIRLRVVGAAFGLQAAIAVLVLYVPWGRTVLAGLSAGVSSLLGYAQSGTDFLFGSLVRPEIGGTSFALAALPVIIFFASLVSILYYLGIMQAVIRWVGGAIEKVTGVSKVESLCAAANIFVGQSESPLVIRPYLAGLAPHQMFAVMTTGMAGVAGTILAAYAAMGISIDLLLAASFMAAPGGLLMAKIIMPDPRAPEGELPLGDDPAEEAIVLAEAHEAEERPANIIMAASQGAQTGVRIAVAVGAMVLSFVALVALANGLLGVAGGWFGHPSLSFQQLLGFVFAPVMYLLGIPWEQAQVAGGLFGEKIVLNEFVAYIHLGQIKATLDAHSLAVTTFALCGFANFSSIAIQMASAGSLAPNQRPVIARLGIKALIAGSLANLMSAALAGLLLG, from the coding sequence ATGACCAAATGGCTGACCGGCATCGCCGGCATCGCGCTGATCCTGCTCGTGGCGGTGGCGCTGTCGTCGGACCGCCGGGCGATCCGCCTGCGCGTCGTCGGCGCGGCGTTCGGCCTGCAGGCGGCGATCGCGGTGCTGGTGCTCTACGTGCCGTGGGGCCGGACGGTGCTCGCCGGGCTGTCGGCGGGGGTGTCGAGCCTGCTCGGCTATGCCCAGTCGGGCACCGATTTCCTGTTCGGATCGCTGGTCAGGCCCGAGATCGGCGGCACCAGCTTCGCGCTCGCGGCGCTGCCGGTGATCATCTTCTTCGCCTCGCTCGTCTCGATCCTCTATTATCTCGGCATCATGCAGGCGGTGATCCGCTGGGTCGGCGGCGCGATCGAGAAGGTGACCGGCGTCTCCAAGGTCGAATCGCTGTGCGCCGCCGCCAACATCTTCGTCGGGCAGAGCGAATCGCCGCTGGTCATCCGCCCCTATCTCGCCGGCCTCGCCCCGCACCAGATGTTCGCGGTGATGACCACCGGCATGGCCGGGGTCGCGGGCACCATCCTCGCCGCCTATGCGGCGATGGGGATCAGCATCGACCTGCTGCTCGCCGCCAGCTTCATGGCGGCGCCGGGCGGGCTGCTGATGGCCAAGATCATCATGCCCGACCCGCGCGCGCCCGAGGGCGAGCTGCCACTCGGCGACGATCCGGCCGAGGAGGCGATCGTGCTGGCCGAGGCGCACGAAGCCGAGGAACGCCCCGCCAACATCATCATGGCGGCGTCGCAGGGCGCGCAGACCGGCGTGCGGATCGCGGTCGCAGTCGGCGCGATGGTGCTGTCCTTCGTCGCGCTGGTCGCGCTCGCCAACGGGCTGCTCGGCGTCGCGGGCGGCTGGTTCGGCCATCCTTCGCTCAGCTTCCAGCAGCTGCTCGGCTTCGTCTTCGCGCCGGTCATGTACCTGCTCGGCATCCCGTGGGAACAGGCGCAGGTGGCGGGCGGGCTGTTCGGCGAGAAGATCGTCCTCAACGAGTTCGTCGCCTATATCCATCTCGGCCAGATCAAGGCCACGCTCGACGCGCACAGCCTGGCCGTCACCACCTTCGCGCTGTGCGGCTTCGCCAATTTCTCCTCGATCGCGATCCAGATGGCGTCGGCCGGCAGCCTCGCCCCCAACCAGCGCCCGGTGATCGCCCGGCTCGGCATCAAGGCGCTGATCGCGGGCAGCCTCGCCAACCTGATGTCGGCGGCGCTGGCGGGATTGCTGCTGGGGTGA
- a CDS encoding conserved hypothetical integral membrane protein (TIGRFAM: conserved hypothetical integral membrane protein~PFAM: protein of unknown function DUF165), translating to MDASPPLAQPSPRAFPRSLFILSLFYGGMVCIAGVLGVKQVAIGPLAVEAGIFGFLLLVVMASAVAELHGRAAADALVRWGFLPLIASALLIRLVLWLPADPGMYPPAVEAFPIVVGQGARMMIAGLISYGLSQTLNVLIFDKLKGQGVGRFVWLRGMIASIVSQVADTVMFITISFYGERDILGLMGGQMVAKVALSVILVPPLITLFVAWGRRVDARG from the coding sequence ATGGACGCCTCCCCGCCTTTGGCCCAGCCCTCGCCCCGCGCGTTCCCGCGCTCGCTCTTCATCCTCTCGCTCTTCTACGGCGGCATGGTCTGCATCGCCGGGGTGCTGGGGGTGAAGCAGGTGGCGATCGGCCCGCTCGCGGTGGAGGCGGGGATCTTCGGCTTCCTGCTGCTGGTGGTGATGGCGAGCGCGGTGGCCGAGCTGCACGGCCGCGCCGCCGCCGACGCGCTGGTGCGCTGGGGCTTCCTGCCGCTGATCGCCTCGGCGCTGCTGATCCGGCTGGTGCTCTGGCTGCCCGCCGACCCCGGCATGTACCCGCCCGCGGTCGAGGCCTTCCCGATCGTGGTGGGGCAGGGCGCCCGGATGATGATCGCCGGGCTGATCTCCTACGGCCTGTCGCAGACGCTCAACGTGCTGATCTTCGACAAGCTGAAGGGGCAGGGCGTCGGCCGCTTCGTCTGGCTGCGCGGCATGATCGCCAGCATCGTCAGCCAGGTCGCCGACACCGTCATGTTCATCACCATCAGCTTCTATGGCGAGCGCGACATCCTCGGCCTGATGGGCGGGCAGATGGTCGCCAAGGTCGCGCTGTCGGTGATCCTGGTGCCGCCGCTGATCACCCTGTTCGTCGCCTGGGGCCGGAGGGTCGACGCGCGGGGATAG
- a CDS encoding N-acetylglutamate kinase (TIGRFAM: acetylglutamate kinase~PFAM: aspartate/glutamate/uridylate kinase), translated as MSTDHSPDPLLLTKAETLVEALPYMQRYAGETFVVKYGGHAMGDPEAARDFAEDIVLLKAVGINPVVVHGGGPQIGKMLKTLGVESRFVDGLRVTDAETARVAEMVLCGSINKEIVSWIAQAGGRAVGLSGKDGRMVVAEKVRRTQRDPDSNIEKAVDLGFVGEPADIDRRVIDTISKAGMIPVVAPIAIGEDGHTYNVNADTMAGAIAIALGAARLFLLTDVAGVLDKEKKLIRDLTPRQINALREDGTIQGGMIPKLETCVHAVEGGVDAAVILDGRVPHAMLIEAFTRRGAGTLIGMG; from the coding sequence ATGTCGACCGATCACAGCCCCGATCCGCTCCTCCTCACCAAGGCCGAGACGCTCGTCGAGGCGCTGCCCTATATGCAGCGCTATGCGGGCGAGACCTTCGTCGTCAAATATGGCGGCCACGCCATGGGCGACCCGGAGGCGGCGCGCGACTTCGCCGAGGATATCGTCCTGCTCAAGGCGGTCGGGATCAACCCGGTGGTCGTCCATGGCGGCGGGCCGCAGATCGGCAAGATGCTCAAGACGCTCGGCGTCGAGAGCCGCTTCGTCGACGGCCTGCGCGTCACCGACGCGGAGACCGCGCGGGTCGCCGAGATGGTGCTGTGCGGCTCGATCAACAAGGAGATCGTCTCCTGGATCGCCCAGGCGGGCGGCCGCGCGGTTGGCCTGTCGGGCAAGGACGGCCGGATGGTCGTCGCCGAGAAGGTCCGCCGCACCCAGCGCGATCCCGACAGCAATATCGAGAAGGCGGTCGACCTCGGCTTCGTCGGCGAGCCCGCCGACATCGACCGGCGGGTGATCGACACCATCTCCAAGGCGGGCATGATCCCGGTGGTCGCGCCGATCGCGATCGGCGAGGACGGCCACACCTACAACGTCAACGCCGACACCATGGCGGGCGCGATCGCGATTGCGCTGGGCGCGGCGCGGCTGTTCCTGCTGACCGACGTCGCCGGGGTGCTCGACAAGGAGAAGAAGCTGATCCGCGACCTGACCCCGCGCCAGATCAACGCGCTGCGCGAGGACGGGACGATCCAGGGCGGGATGATCCCGAAGCTGGAGACCTGTGTCCACGCGGTCGAGGGCGGGGTCGACGCCGCCGTCATCCTCGACGGCCGGGTGCCGCACGCGATGCTGATCGAAGCCTTCACCCGCCGCGGCGCGGGCACGCTGATCGGGATGGGCTAG
- a CDS encoding 2,3,4,5-tetrahydropyridine-2,6-dicarboxylate N-succinyltransferase (TIGRFAM: 2,3,4,5-tetrahydropyridine-2,6-dicarboxylate N-succinyltransferase), with amino-acid sequence MSGDLQTIIEKAWDEREGVTFSTKGEVRDAVESALGLLDSGARRVAEKGAEGWTVNQWLKKAVLLSFRLNDMELIPGGPGGASWWDKVPSKFAAWGEAEYRAAGFRAVPGSIVRRGAHIARGAVLMPSFVNLGAYVGENTMVDTWATVGSCAQIGSNVHLSGGVGIGGVLEPLQAGPVVIEDDCFIGARSEVAEGVVVEQGAVLSMGVYLGASTKIVDRATGEVFVGRVPSYAVVVPGTLPGKDGGPGLYCAVIVKRVDAQTRSKTGINELLRD; translated from the coding sequence ATGAGCGGCGATCTGCAGACGATCATCGAGAAGGCCTGGGACGAGCGCGAGGGCGTCACCTTCTCGACCAAAGGCGAGGTGCGCGACGCGGTCGAGAGCGCGCTCGGCCTGCTCGATTCGGGCGCGCGGCGCGTCGCCGAGAAGGGCGCTGAAGGCTGGACCGTCAACCAGTGGCTCAAGAAGGCGGTGCTGCTCTCCTTCCGCCTCAACGACATGGAACTGATCCCCGGCGGCCCCGGCGGCGCGAGCTGGTGGGACAAGGTCCCGTCGAAGTTCGCCGCATGGGGCGAGGCCGAGTATCGCGCCGCCGGCTTCCGCGCGGTGCCGGGATCGATCGTCCGCCGCGGCGCGCACATCGCCAGGGGCGCGGTGCTGATGCCGAGCTTCGTCAACCTCGGCGCCTATGTCGGCGAGAACACGATGGTCGACACCTGGGCGACGGTCGGCAGCTGCGCGCAGATCGGCAGCAACGTCCACCTGTCGGGCGGCGTCGGCATCGGCGGCGTGCTCGAGCCGCTCCAGGCCGGCCCGGTGGTGATCGAGGACGACTGCTTCATCGGCGCCCGTTCCGAGGTCGCCGAGGGCGTGGTGGTCGAGCAGGGCGCGGTGCTGTCGATGGGCGTCTATCTCGGCGCCTCGACCAAGATCGTCGACCGCGCCACCGGCGAGGTCTTCGTCGGCCGCGTGCCGAGCTATGCGGTGGTCGTCCCGGGCACCTTGCCCGGCAAGGACGGCGGCCCGGGCCTCTACTGCGCCGTGATCGTCAAGCGCGTCGACGCGCAGACCCGGTCGAAGACGGGGATCAACGAGCTGCTGCGGGATTGA
- a CDS encoding pyrimidine 5'-nucleotidase (TIGRFAM: HAD-superfamily hydrolase, subfamily IA, variant 3; pyrimidine 5'-nucleotidase~PFAM: Haloacid dehalogenase domain protein hydrolase): MGSDPELDSGELPRSPRQAAPEASSLRLRHPPPSPSLAGRGAISRLPPPPPKATRPAMPPALDHIDAWIFDLDNTLYPASADLFGRIDVRMGLYVERLLGVDPVEARRIQKQLFREHGTTLSGLMHSHAIDPHEFLAFVHDIEMDVLAEDRRLVNAIAKLPGRKLIFTNGDADYAGRVLERLGLSRSFEAIHDIHACAYQPKPQAASYASMVEAFGVDPATSLFVEDMARNLKPAKAIGMTTVWVNNGSEFGNHEADASFIDIEIHDVGHWLDELTRGME, from the coding sequence GTGGGTAGCGACCCTGAACTTGATTCAGGGGAGCTTCCTCGCTCGCCCCGTCAGGCTGCGCCGGAGGCATCGAGCCTCCGGCTTCGCCACCCACCCCCAAGCCCCTCCCTTGCAGGGAGGGGAGCGATCTCCCGGTTGCCTCCACCTCCCCCAAAGGCTACTCGCCCGGCCATGCCGCCCGCGCTCGACCATATCGACGCCTGGATCTTCGATCTGGACAACACGCTCTACCCGGCGTCGGCGGACCTGTTCGGGCGGATCGACGTGCGGATGGGCCTCTATGTCGAGCGGCTGCTGGGCGTCGACCCGGTCGAGGCCAGGCGCATCCAGAAGCAGCTGTTCCGCGAGCATGGCACCACCCTGTCGGGGCTGATGCACAGCCACGCGATCGACCCGCACGAATTCCTCGCCTTCGTCCACGACATCGAGATGGACGTGCTCGCCGAGGACAGGCGGCTGGTGAACGCGATCGCGAAGCTGCCCGGGCGCAAGCTGATCTTCACCAATGGCGACGCCGACTATGCCGGGCGGGTGCTCGAGCGGCTCGGCCTGTCGCGGAGCTTCGAGGCGATCCACGACATCCACGCCTGCGCCTATCAGCCCAAGCCGCAGGCGGCGAGCTACGCATCGATGGTCGAGGCGTTCGGCGTCGACCCGGCGACCTCGCTGTTCGTCGAGGACATGGCCCGCAACCTCAAGCCCGCCAAGGCGATCGGCATGACCACGGTGTGGGTCAACAACGGTTCCGAGTTCGGCAACCACGAGGCCGACGCCAGCTTCATCGATATCGAGATACACGACGTCGGCCACTGGCTCGACGAACTCACAAGGGGAATGGAATGA
- a CDS encoding iron-sulfur cluster assembly accessory protein (TIGRFAM: iron-sulfur cluster assembly accessory protein~PFAM: HesB/YadR/YfhF-family protein), which translates to MGLEFEPMTTTTRPRPAALILTPSAEARIAALMAAAPEGAIGVKLSTPRRGCSGLAYSVDYVTEADPFDERIETPGGTFYVDGGSLLYLIGSTMDWVEDDFTAGFVFANPNAKGSCGCGESFTV; encoded by the coding sequence ATGGGTTTGGAGTTTGAACCGATGACGACGACCACCCGCCCGCGCCCCGCCGCGCTGATCCTGACGCCGTCGGCCGAGGCGCGCATCGCCGCGCTGATGGCGGCCGCGCCCGAGGGCGCGATCGGCGTCAAGCTGTCGACCCCGCGCCGCGGCTGCTCGGGCCTCGCCTATTCGGTCGACTATGTCACCGAGGCCGACCCGTTCGACGAGCGGATCGAGACCCCCGGCGGCACCTTCTACGTCGACGGCGGATCGCTGCTCTATCTGATCGGCTCGACGATGGACTGGGTCGAGGACGACTTCACCGCCGGCTTCGTCTTCGCCAACCCCAACGCCAAGGGCAGCTGCGGCTGCGGCGAGAGCTTCACGGTCTAG
- a CDS encoding FeS assembly SUF system protein (TIGRFAM: FeS assembly SUF system protein~PFAM: protein of unknown function DUF59) translates to MTDEAMNETGKIEIEEVDAVPPPPKARVDTAADEGGADESARKPDYLEGFLSQKPAEAGAGEPGGDVYEGVIAALKEIYDPEIPVNIYELGLIYGVDITADNHVVVTMTLTTPHCPVAESMPGEVELRVGAVPGVGSAEVNLIWDPPWDPQKMSDEAKLELGML, encoded by the coding sequence ATGACGGACGAAGCGATGAACGAGACGGGCAAGATCGAGATCGAGGAGGTCGATGCGGTGCCGCCGCCGCCCAAGGCGCGCGTCGACACGGCCGCAGACGAAGGGGGGGCGGACGAGAGCGCGCGCAAGCCCGACTATCTCGAAGGCTTCCTGTCGCAGAAGCCCGCCGAGGCGGGCGCGGGCGAGCCCGGCGGCGACGTCTATGAGGGCGTGATCGCCGCGCTCAAGGAGATCTACGACCCCGAGATCCCGGTGAACATCTACGAGCTGGGGCTGATCTACGGGGTCGACATCACCGCCGACAACCATGTCGTGGTGACGATGACGCTGACCACCCCGCACTGCCCGGTCGCCGAATCGATGCCGGGCGAGGTCGAGCTGCGCGTCGGCGCGGTGCCGGGGGTCGGATCAGCCGAGGTCAACCTGATCTGGGACCCGCCGTGGGACCCGCAGAAGATGTCGGACGAGGCCAAGCTCGAACTGGGGATGTTGTAA
- a CDS encoding cysteine desulfurase (TIGRFAM: cysteine desulfurase, SufS subfamily~PFAM: aminotransferase, class V): MSSVVDIAELSRRADFPAIPDGWHYLDTAATAQKPQAVIDAIAQAYGRDYATVHRGVYRRSADMTIAYEAARQRVARFLGARSADEVVFVRGATEAINLVAQTWGVANLKPGDRILLSQLEHHSNIVPWQLIQERTGVAIDVCPLTADGCIDLDAAEAMLTDRHKLVALAHVSNVLGSVLDARRATELAHRVGARILIDGCQAVPRIGADVAAIGCDFYVFSGHKLYGPTGIGVLWAKAELLDAMPPYQGGGSMIDRVTFAKTTWAPAPQRFEAGTPNIVGALGLHAAIDYVESIGLPFIHAHEAALVRKARAALSGINSVRLFGPEDAAGIVSFAIEGVHPHDIGTILDEDGVAIRAGHHCAQPLMEHLDVPATARASFGIYNDDDDVAALARGIERVTRIFG, encoded by the coding sequence ATGAGCAGCGTCGTCGACATCGCCGAGCTGAGCCGCCGCGCCGATTTCCCGGCGATCCCGGACGGCTGGCACTATCTCGACACCGCCGCGACCGCACAGAAGCCGCAGGCGGTGATCGACGCGATCGCCCAGGCCTATGGCCGCGACTATGCGACCGTCCATCGCGGCGTCTATCGCCGCTCGGCCGACATGACGATCGCCTATGAGGCGGCGCGCCAGCGGGTCGCCCGTTTCCTGGGCGCCCGCAGCGCCGACGAGGTGGTGTTCGTGCGCGGCGCGACCGAGGCGATCAACCTCGTCGCGCAGACATGGGGCGTCGCCAACCTCAAGCCCGGCGACCGCATCCTGCTGTCGCAGCTCGAGCATCATTCGAACATCGTGCCGTGGCAGCTCATCCAGGAGCGGACCGGCGTCGCGATCGACGTCTGCCCGCTCACCGCCGACGGCTGCATCGACCTCGACGCGGCCGAGGCGATGCTGACCGATCGGCACAAGCTGGTCGCGCTCGCCCATGTCTCGAACGTGCTCGGCTCGGTGCTCGACGCCCGCCGCGCGACCGAGCTGGCGCACCGGGTCGGCGCGAGGATCCTGATCGACGGCTGCCAGGCGGTGCCGCGCATCGGCGCCGACGTCGCGGCGATCGGCTGCGACTTCTACGTCTTCTCGGGCCACAAGCTCTACGGGCCGACCGGGATCGGCGTGCTCTGGGCGAAGGCCGAGCTGCTCGACGCGATGCCGCCTTACCAAGGCGGCGGATCGATGATCGACCGCGTCACCTTCGCGAAGACGACCTGGGCGCCGGCGCCGCAGCGGTTCGAGGCGGGGACGCCCAACATCGTCGGCGCGCTCGGCCTCCACGCCGCGATCGACTATGTCGAATCGATCGGCCTGCCCTTCATCCACGCGCATGAGGCCGCGCTGGTGCGCAAGGCGCGAGCGGCGCTGTCGGGGATCAACAGCGTGCGGCTGTTCGGGCCCGAGGATGCCGCGGGCATCGTCTCCTTCGCGATCGAGGGGGTGCATCCGCACGACATCGGCACCATATTGGACGAGGACGGCGTGGCGATCCGGGCCGGGCACCATTGCGCCCAGCCGCTGATGGAGCATCTCGACGTTCCGGCCACCGCGCGGGCGAGCTTCGGCATCTACAATGACGATGACGACGTCGCCGCGCTGGCGCGGGGAATCGAACGGGTGACGCGGATTTTCGGATGA
- a CDS encoding SufBD protein (PFAM: SufBD protein) → MTLTLPSTREEAWRWSDLSGLEALSVAPATGAAGDLDSHWIGDGPRLLFVDGRLDAGRSRPGPVTVGAVDAESIHPLARLAAGDGWTLALHKDGAAPAGAIEIVHVATGGASHVPARIVMAEDAQASIVETYVGDGWANRLTRIELGRSARLMRAIRLVQGSGFTSLRDEAVLGAGASLVTTILGAGAGGSRLDAFITLDGVGAYAEHGGALLARDSQRHDAAVVVRHAEPEGTSRQLWRAVADDQATTSMAARVEVARDAQKTDGEQSLRGLMLKRTATVNLKPELEIFADDVKCAHGATVGELDAQALFYMSSRGITPDRARALLTQAFIADALSRIGDEPVRDAFQAAAEAWLEERI, encoded by the coding sequence ATGACCCTCACCCTCCCCTCCACCCGCGAGGAGGCCTGGCGCTGGTCCGACCTGTCGGGCCTCGAAGCGCTCTCCGTAGCACCCGCTACAGGCGCCGCCGGCGACCTCGATTCGCACTGGATCGGCGACGGTCCCCGGCTGCTGTTCGTCGACGGGCGGCTCGACGCGGGCCGCAGCCGGCCGGGGCCGGTGACGGTCGGCGCGGTCGACGCCGAATCGATCCATCCGCTGGCGCGGCTCGCCGCCGGCGACGGCTGGACGCTGGCGCTCCACAAGGACGGCGCCGCCCCGGCGGGCGCGATCGAGATCGTCCATGTCGCGACCGGCGGCGCCAGCCATGTCCCGGCGCGGATCGTGATGGCCGAGGACGCGCAGGCGAGCATCGTCGAGACCTATGTCGGCGACGGCTGGGCCAATCGGCTGACCCGGATCGAGCTCGGCCGATCGGCGCGGCTGATGCGGGCGATCCGGCTGGTCCAGGGATCGGGCTTCACCTCGCTGCGCGACGAGGCGGTGTTGGGCGCGGGCGCGAGCCTCGTCACCACCATCCTCGGCGCCGGCGCGGGCGGCAGCCGGCTCGACGCCTTCATCACCCTCGACGGCGTCGGCGCCTATGCCGAGCATGGCGGCGCGCTGCTCGCCCGCGACAGCCAGCGCCATGACGCCGCGGTGGTCGTCCGCCACGCCGAGCCGGAGGGCACCAGCCGCCAGCTCTGGCGCGCGGTCGCCGACGACCAGGCGACGACCAGCATGGCGGCGCGGGTCGAGGTCGCGCGCGACGCGCAGAAGACCGACGGCGAGCAGAGCCTGCGCGGGCTGATGCTCAAGCGCACCGCGACGGTGAACCTCAAGCCCGAGCTGGAGATCTTCGCCGACGACGTGAAATGCGCCCATGGCGCGACGGTCGGCGAGCTCGACGCGCAGGCGCTGTTCTACATGAGCTCGCGCGGGATCACCCCCGATCGCGCCCGCGCGCTGCTGACCCAGGCGTTCATCGCCGACGCGCTGTCGCGGATCGGCGACGAACCGGTCCGCGACGCCTTCCAGGCCGCGGCGGAAGCCTGGCTGGAGGAGCGGATATGA